From the Primulina tabacum isolate GXHZ01 chromosome 3, ASM2559414v2, whole genome shotgun sequence genome, one window contains:
- the LOC142539319 gene encoding thioredoxin-like fold domain-containing protein MRL7, chloroplastic, translated as MMSSLSSLSVNRGLRSSSLLLPTRATTYPWVSVSGSRSFVRLPMKPGCKFACVADSSKSDPNSDSNPSKISELKARGKYRPRKSEVPQTEDENPEKLFPPMKPKRPRRGRRSEAAAVEDYVRHSLERTFSSIRQQNPEILKNMEKIMKDEVENDDSLNSDMSDDDDDSDEDQDDDSSNKKMLIEEDAPDWPLDADIGWGIRASEYFEQHPIKNVVGADGHEIDWEGEIDYGLVKEINCLEWESFAFHPSPLIVLVFERYNRASDNWNVLKELEKAAMVYWKAKDRLPPRTVKIDINIERDLAYALKVKECPQILFLRGNKIVYREKGYKSADELVQMIAHFYYNAKKPSYVNYDPLSPPH; from the exons ATGATGTCGTCGCTTTCATCTTTAAGTGTTAACCGGGGGTTGCGCTCTTCATCGTTGCTACTTCCTACCCGTGCTACAACTTATCCCTGGGTTTCTGTTTCGGGTTCTCGTAGCTTTGTACGATTGCCCATGAAACCGGGATGCAAGTTTGCATGCGTTGCTGATTCAAGTAAATCCGATCCAAATTCTGATAGTAATCCTAGCAAGATTTCTGAGctgaaagctagaggaaaaTATCGGCCTCGAAAATCTGAAGTTCCTCAAACTGAGGATGAGAATCCCGAGAAACTTTTTCCTCCAATGAAACCTAAACGGCCTAGGCGTGGTCGCAGGAGTGAAGCAGCCGCGGTTGAGGATTACGTGCGTCATTCACTAGAAAGGACTTTTTCATCAATCAGACAGCAGAATCCGGAAATTCTGAAGAATATGGAAAAAATTATGAAGGATGAGGTTGAGAATGACGACAGTTTAAACAGCGACATGTCGGATGATGATGATGACAGTGATGAAGATCAAGATGATGATTCAAGCAATAAGAAGATGCTGATCGAAGAGGATGCACCGGATTGGCCTTTGGATGCTGATATTGGTTGGGGAATCAGAGCCTCTGAGTATTTTGAGCAGCATCCTATAAAAAATGTCGTAGGTgctgatgggcatgagattgattgGGAGGGAGAAATTGACTACGGTTTGGTAAAGGAGATCAATTGCCTTGAGTGGGAGAGCTTTGCTTTCCATCCTAGCCCGCTAATTGTCCTGGTCTTTGAACGATACAACCG GGCAAGTGATAATTGGAATGTTTTAAAGGAATTGGAAAAGGCAGCAATGGTGTACTGGAAAGCCAAAGATAGATTGCCTCCTCGG ACTGTTAAGATAGATATCAACATTGAAAGGGATTTAGCATATGCTCTTAAAGTTAAAGAATGCCCTCAGATCCTGTTCCTTAGAGGAAATAAAATAGTGTACAGGGAGAAAG GCTATAAATCAGCTGATGAGTTGGTACAGATGATTGCTCATTTTTACTATAACGCGAAAAAGCCTTCCTACGTTAACTATGACCCACTATCTCCACCACATTAG
- the LOC142539321 gene encoding CRIB domain-containing protein RIC6-like: MSSAKMKSLMKGLRYISQIFDEEKEAEMKIGFPTDVKHVAHIGWDGSSNNDAPSWMNEYKSPTEFQSAPLDSPGDSREDNEIKWVSQDSGRCSRRSKSPDRDHHELPKSSRRHSSTDSSTNESPKKKDSSTKSRQPRRHHSKDTCPKESIPGNDSPSRDLPDIPKKSCRKKSKESVTRGGSSKIRSKGMTTDGTL, encoded by the exons ATGTCGTCAGCTAAAATGAAAAGCCTTATGAAAGGCCTCAGATACATTTCACAGATATTTG ATGAAGAAAAAGAAGCAGAAATGAAGATTGGCTTCCCCACAGATGTAAAGCATGTGGCTCACATAGGATGGGATGGGTCATCAAATAATGATGCACCGAGCTgg ATGAATGAGTATAAATCACCAACAGAATTCCAATCAGCCCCTTTGGATTCTCCAGGAGATTCGAGAGAAGACAATGAAATCAAATGGGTTTCTCAAG ATTCAGGAAGATGCAGCAGAAGATCAAAGTCTCCGGACCGAGACCACCACGAATTACCAAAATCATCCAGACGCCATTCCTCAACAGACAGCAGTACAAATGAATCCCCAAAGAAAAAAGATTCATCAACCAAATCAAGGCAACCAAGACGACACCACTCAAAGGATACCTGTCCAAAAGAATCAATCCCAGGAAATGATTCACCGTCAAGAGACCTACCAGATATCCCCAAGAAATCATGCCGAAAGAAGTCCAAAGAATCAGTCACGCGTGGCGGATCGTCAAAAATAAGGTCCAAAGGGATGACTACTGACGGAACACTCTAA
- the LOC142539322 gene encoding casein kinase 1-like protein 9 isoform X2: MDHVVGGKFKLGRKIGSGSFGELYLGVNIQTGEEVGIKLESVKTKHPQLHYESKIYTHLQGGTGIPNLKWFGVEAEYNVMVIDLLGPSLEDLFNYCNRKLSLKTVLMLADQLINRVEYMHSKGFLHRDIKPDNFLMGLGRKANQVYVIDYGLAKKYRDLQTHKHVPYRENKNLTGTARYASVNTHLGVEQSRRDDLESLGYVLMYFLRGSLPWQGLKAGTKKQKYDKISEKKMLTPIEMLCKSYPSEFISYFHYCRSLRFEDKPDYSYLKRLFRDLFIREGYQFDYVFDWTILKYPQIGASSRSRNPIGNAVAGTSGERPGRTSDKFSGTVEAFTRRNSSGPTRHGDHSRLRTSDDMPSSKDVQPDSEKGRTSRNGSSSKRAAVSTSRPTSSGEVTDGRSSRLVSSSGRISTAQRIQPGIDPNKPSSFSRTAVTKGSRVDPLSSFDFLSIRK, translated from the exons ATGGATCATGTTGTGGGTGGAAAGTTTAAGCTTGGGAGGAAAATTGGGAGTGGTTCATTTGGTGAACTGTACTTGg ggGTGAACATACAAACTGGAGAAGAAGTAGGCATCAAGTTG GAATCTGTGAAGACCAAGCACCCTCAACTTCATTATGAGTCAAAAATTTATACGCATCTACAAGGAGGAA CTGGTATTCCTAACCTGAAATGGTTTGGGGTTGAAGCTGAATATAATGTCATGGTCATAGACCTTCTAGGACCAAGCCTGGAAGATCTATTCAACTATTGTAACAGGAAGTTGTCCTTGAAAACTGTTTTAATGCTTGCGGATCAATTG ATCAACAGAGTCGAATATATGCATTCTAAAGGATTTCTTCATCGTGATATAAAGCCTGACAACTTTTTGATGGGATTGGGGCGCAAAGCAAATCAG GTTTATGTCATTGATTATGGTCTTGCCAAAAAATATAGGGATCTCCAGACTCATAAGCACGTACCATACAG GGAAAATAAGAATCTCACAGGCACCGCTCGCTACGCTAGTGTCAATACACACCTTGGTGTTG AACAAAGCAGAAGAGACGATTTGGAATCTCTTGGTTATGTACTAATGTATTTTCTGAGAGGAAG CCTTCCCTGGCAGGGACTTAAAGCTGGcaccaaaaaacaaaaatatgatAAGATTAGTGAGAAAAAGATGTTAACTCCTATAGAG ATGTTGTGCAAATCATATCCATCAGAattcatatcatattttcactACTGCCGTTCTTTAAGATTTGAGGACAAGCCCGATTATTCTTATTTGAAGAGGCTTTTTAGGGACTTGTTTATTCGTGAAG GTTACCAATTTGATTATGTGTTTGATTGGACCATATTGAAGTATCCCCAGATTGGAGCCAGTTCCAGATCAAGA AATCCCATTGGCAATGCAGTGGCTGGAACTTCTGGTGAAAGACCAGGAAGAACATCTG ATAAATTTTCAGGCACAGTCGAAGCCTTCACTAGAAGGAATTCTTCAGGTCCTACGCGGCATGGAGATCATTCAAGACTCAGGACGTCTGATGATATGCCTTCATCCAAGGACGTG CAACCTGATTCAGAAAAAGGCCGTACTTCTCGAAATGGCAGCTCTTCAAAGAGAGCAGCTGTTTCAACCAGCAGGCCAACCTCCTCTGGCGAGGTCACTGATGGCCGCTCTAGTAGACTGGTCTCAAGCAGTGGTCGTATATCTACCGCACAAAGAATTCAACCCGGCATTGATCCCAACAAGCCATCATCCTTTTCTCGTACTGCTGTTACGAAAGGCTCTCGCGTTGACCCGCTTAGTAGTTTTGATTTCCTCtcaataaggaagtaa
- the LOC142539322 gene encoding casein kinase 1-like protein 10 isoform X1 has product MDHVVGGKFKLGRKIGSGSFGELYLGVNIQTGEEVGIKLESVKTKHPQLHYESKIYTHLQGGTGIPNLKWFGVEAEYNVMVIDLLGPSLEDLFNYCNRKLSLKTVLMLADQLINRVEYMHSKGFLHRDIKPDNFLMGLGRKANQVYVIDYGLAKKYRDLQTHKHVPYRENKNLTGTARYASVNTHLGVEQSRRDDLESLGYVLMYFLRGSLPWQGLKAGTKKQKYDKISEKKMLTPIEMLCKSYPSEFISYFHYCRSLRFEDKPDYSYLKRLFRDLFIREGYQFDYVFDWTILKYPQIGASSRSRNPIGNAVAGTSGERPGRTSAGLDIRDKFSGTVEAFTRRNSSGPTRHGDHSRLRTSDDMPSSKDVQPDSEKGRTSRNGSSSKRAAVSTSRPTSSGEVTDGRSSRLVSSSGRISTAQRIQPGIDPNKPSSFSRTAVTKGSRVDPLSSFDFLSIRK; this is encoded by the exons ATGGATCATGTTGTGGGTGGAAAGTTTAAGCTTGGGAGGAAAATTGGGAGTGGTTCATTTGGTGAACTGTACTTGg ggGTGAACATACAAACTGGAGAAGAAGTAGGCATCAAGTTG GAATCTGTGAAGACCAAGCACCCTCAACTTCATTATGAGTCAAAAATTTATACGCATCTACAAGGAGGAA CTGGTATTCCTAACCTGAAATGGTTTGGGGTTGAAGCTGAATATAATGTCATGGTCATAGACCTTCTAGGACCAAGCCTGGAAGATCTATTCAACTATTGTAACAGGAAGTTGTCCTTGAAAACTGTTTTAATGCTTGCGGATCAATTG ATCAACAGAGTCGAATATATGCATTCTAAAGGATTTCTTCATCGTGATATAAAGCCTGACAACTTTTTGATGGGATTGGGGCGCAAAGCAAATCAG GTTTATGTCATTGATTATGGTCTTGCCAAAAAATATAGGGATCTCCAGACTCATAAGCACGTACCATACAG GGAAAATAAGAATCTCACAGGCACCGCTCGCTACGCTAGTGTCAATACACACCTTGGTGTTG AACAAAGCAGAAGAGACGATTTGGAATCTCTTGGTTATGTACTAATGTATTTTCTGAGAGGAAG CCTTCCCTGGCAGGGACTTAAAGCTGGcaccaaaaaacaaaaatatgatAAGATTAGTGAGAAAAAGATGTTAACTCCTATAGAG ATGTTGTGCAAATCATATCCATCAGAattcatatcatattttcactACTGCCGTTCTTTAAGATTTGAGGACAAGCCCGATTATTCTTATTTGAAGAGGCTTTTTAGGGACTTGTTTATTCGTGAAG GTTACCAATTTGATTATGTGTTTGATTGGACCATATTGAAGTATCCCCAGATTGGAGCCAGTTCCAGATCAAGA AATCCCATTGGCAATGCAGTGGCTGGAACTTCTGGTGAAAGACCAGGAAGAACATCTG CGGGGCTAGATATTCGAGATAAATTTTCAGGCACAGTCGAAGCCTTCACTAGAAGGAATTCTTCAGGTCCTACGCGGCATGGAGATCATTCAAGACTCAGGACGTCTGATGATATGCCTTCATCCAAGGACGTG CAACCTGATTCAGAAAAAGGCCGTACTTCTCGAAATGGCAGCTCTTCAAAGAGAGCAGCTGTTTCAACCAGCAGGCCAACCTCCTCTGGCGAGGTCACTGATGGCCGCTCTAGTAGACTGGTCTCAAGCAGTGGTCGTATATCTACCGCACAAAGAATTCAACCCGGCATTGATCCCAACAAGCCATCATCCTTTTCTCGTACTGCTGTTACGAAAGGCTCTCGCGTTGACCCGCTTAGTAGTTTTGATTTCCTCtcaataaggaagtaa
- the LOC142539322 gene encoding casein kinase 1-like protein 10 isoform X3, producing the protein MDHVVGGKFKLGRKIGSGSFGELYLGVNIQTGEEVGIKLESVKTKHPQLHYESKIYTHLQGGTGIPNLKWFGVEAEYNVMVIDLLGPSLEDLFNYCNRKLSLKTVLMLADQLINRVEYMHSKGFLHRDIKPDNFLMGLGRKANQVYVIDYGLAKKYRDLQTHKHVPYRENKNLTGTARYASVNTHLGVEQSRRDDLESLGYVLMYFLRGSLPWQGLKAGTKKQKYDKISEKKMLTPIEMLCKSYPSEFISYFHYCRSLRFEDKPDYSYLKRLFRDLFIREGYQFDYVFDWTILKYPQIGASSRSRNPIGNAVAGTSGERPGRTSGRKLQSIWSNYLCGFKC; encoded by the exons ATGGATCATGTTGTGGGTGGAAAGTTTAAGCTTGGGAGGAAAATTGGGAGTGGTTCATTTGGTGAACTGTACTTGg ggGTGAACATACAAACTGGAGAAGAAGTAGGCATCAAGTTG GAATCTGTGAAGACCAAGCACCCTCAACTTCATTATGAGTCAAAAATTTATACGCATCTACAAGGAGGAA CTGGTATTCCTAACCTGAAATGGTTTGGGGTTGAAGCTGAATATAATGTCATGGTCATAGACCTTCTAGGACCAAGCCTGGAAGATCTATTCAACTATTGTAACAGGAAGTTGTCCTTGAAAACTGTTTTAATGCTTGCGGATCAATTG ATCAACAGAGTCGAATATATGCATTCTAAAGGATTTCTTCATCGTGATATAAAGCCTGACAACTTTTTGATGGGATTGGGGCGCAAAGCAAATCAG GTTTATGTCATTGATTATGGTCTTGCCAAAAAATATAGGGATCTCCAGACTCATAAGCACGTACCATACAG GGAAAATAAGAATCTCACAGGCACCGCTCGCTACGCTAGTGTCAATACACACCTTGGTGTTG AACAAAGCAGAAGAGACGATTTGGAATCTCTTGGTTATGTACTAATGTATTTTCTGAGAGGAAG CCTTCCCTGGCAGGGACTTAAAGCTGGcaccaaaaaacaaaaatatgatAAGATTAGTGAGAAAAAGATGTTAACTCCTATAGAG ATGTTGTGCAAATCATATCCATCAGAattcatatcatattttcactACTGCCGTTCTTTAAGATTTGAGGACAAGCCCGATTATTCTTATTTGAAGAGGCTTTTTAGGGACTTGTTTATTCGTGAAG GTTACCAATTTGATTATGTGTTTGATTGGACCATATTGAAGTATCCCCAGATTGGAGCCAGTTCCAGATCAAGA AATCCCATTGGCAATGCAGTGGCTGGAACTTCTGGTGAAAGACCAGGAAGAACATCTG GTCGTAAATTACAAAGCATTTGGAGTAACTACTTATGTGGTTTTAAGTGCTGA